The nucleotide window GAAGTCTTATTTATTGACACAGACTACCACTTTGATATGCTTCGGCTAGTTACAATTCTTGAACATAGATTATCCCAAAGCACAGAAGACATAATAAAACACTGCCTTGGAAGATTTTTTCTCGTGAACTGCAGCAGTAGTAATCAGTTACTAATCACCCTTTACTCCCTGGAAACTATGTTTTGTagtcacccatccctctgcctttTCATTTTAGATAGCTTATCAGCCTTCTATTGGATAGACCGAGTCAATGGAGGAGAAAGCCTTACCTTACAAGAAATTAATCtgaagaaatgttctaaattcctggAGAAGCTTGTAAAAGAATATCACTTGGTTCTCTTTGCAACAACACAAACTATAATGCAAAAAAGTTCAAATTCAACAGAAAGATCATCTTCCTTAAAACTTCCATGTGAAGAAGTAGATATGGATTATAGACCCTATCTTTGTAAGTCATGGCAACAGATAGTAAACcacagaatatttttttccagatataATTCAGAAAGTAGCAACCAAATGTTTTCAGTAGTGTCATATCATCTAAAAAGCAACAATTTAATAAAGCGTTTATTTAGTATTAGAGAAAGTGGGGTTCATTTTTGTTAAATCCATATCAGAAATAGCCTATTTGTAGACATTGAGTTTTaaatgtatctttttaaaaaattgttattaatactttcatgatatatcagcatttctaaattttaaagaccAAAAAGATTGACAttgatatttgtatataaattacAGTGTTCTTAAATAAGAATGAATTTCAGGTATAAGGAAGTACATTTTCTGTTCTTATGTCATCATGGGCTAAACAACTTAATATTGCTGCTTTGATTTTGAATAAAACCTATGCAAAAAAATGTGTATTTCagtttaaataaaaggaaattctataattttgtgTTATATTTTTAGATATGCTTAAGTAATCATAATCTTAAACTCAGTTACAATCCTAATTTGCTATATTCTTTTagaaaagtataaatatataaaacattgaaATAGAACCATTTGTGTATATTTACATTTAAGTAGCATTGTTATTTAAAGGATGAAATTAATCTGCTACCTACTTGCTTTCTATTGCTTTAAATACCATATAAAATGATGTGTAAAATACTGTACAGATAAAGTGAGTGCTAGTTGGCAGAGCAGATAGTTAGAGAATAGATCCAGGTCCATGctatattttgtaatttctttttaagcacataaaataaaacaatagttATATAAAGACCCACATGTGACATTTACTGTTGATGTTGTTAATGCTGTCTGAGAGTTAACAATAACTACAATTTTTGGCCTAATTCTAAAATAGCTTatactagaagctgatactttgaaaaaacaaataaaattgacaaagtactactggtcaatctaattaaaaaaaggaaagaagaaaaccaaattatcagtatcaaagatgaaaagggagacctcacccctaatgaagaggaaatcaaggcaatcattaaaaatgattttaccatattatatggcaataaatatagcaacctaggtgatatggattaatacttacaaaaatataaattgcctagattaacagtagaagaaatagaatacttaaataatcctatatcagaaaaagaaattggacaagccatcaaagaactccctaagaaaaaatccccaggaccagatggattcacaagtgaattctatcagacattcaaaaaacaac belongs to Gracilinanus agilis isolate LMUSP501 chromosome 5, AgileGrace, whole genome shotgun sequence and includes:
- the XRCC2 gene encoding DNA repair protein XRCC2; this translates as MSGDFRRAESGTELLARLEGRSSLKDIEPFLFADEGSPIHGDILEFHGPEGTGKTEMLYHLTARCILPKSEGGLEVEVLFIDTDYHFDMLRLVTILEHRLSQSTEDIIKHCLGRFFLVNCSSSNQLLITLYSLETMFCSHPSLCLFILDSLSAFYWIDRVNGGESLTLQEINLKKCSKFLEKLVKEYHLVLFATTQTIMQKSSNSTERSSSLKLPCEEVDMDYRPYLCKSWQQIVNHRIFFSRYNSESSNQMFSVVSYHLKSNNLIKRLFSIRESGVHFC